aaagtaaaggcccattcccTAAGTACTCATGAAACTAGACaatgttcatggctgaaacaaacacaaccgtgagaaccatagatggttaagggtcgattgtgtgacttatgttgtctaggtatacaacaaatcTCGAcgattcaaagatatcaaatctaccgattgaccgagtatatccgatataaatTCACTACGGAAAATTCAAAGGTGAACCTACTTATCGGGATGAAATTAATCCTTGCATCACACACTCGTTTGTGCATTCCTTTgtcttatagccattccccattcatgtggggtatTGTTGGGATTAGAAgttggtgaatgggaaatggagggaagaaATGTGAAGGGAAAGTGAGTTGTTCCCTTATGCTTTGGAAAGACCAATTATCCCTCATTGGTAGTGGAAAGAAAAGAGAATGTGCTTATATTAAGAAAGCACTTCTCTTGGTGTTAAATGGGTTGGAATGAAggtaagcctcgcgccgtcgttgTCGCCGCTCGCTtggctcggctcggcttcggattcggatttggtcaaagatcgattgattgattaattttttggacaaattttcttttaattatttaattaattattaaaaagtcaacacAGAATAAACCAGGACCCGTGCGCGACATGACCTGGTCCTTTTTCTTTCCCGGataattttaaattcttttccCGGAATATTTTAAACGTTCCTgcctgttccaacagccatggctgtttctgaaatgTTGTAATTTTTTAGAAACAGTGCCAGAAAATGGCTATAAATTCGCTTTGATCCCAAAATTTTTCCTTACAAAATTTTctgaacttcttcttcttcttcttttgaacaAATAAATTTCAGTGTGATTTAGAGCCATTAAGTGGTTCGCAGTTTACCAGTATTTTAGGTACCGATACTCTGGTCAGTTAAATCATTCTATCCTAGGAGGATAATAATCcaacacctcgggtacttgagggaaataatttccttaaggacatacTGTGCATTCAATAGGCTCGATTTCATTCcgaaatttattttcaaattctGTTTTGATTATTTCGAGATTCTGCTTTACTTCTGATTTTAtgtttctgttttctgttatagAAAATTTGGTATTTCATAATATTATAGTTAATACAGATTGATAACAACTCACGCTTGTTATTTATATCAAACCAATAAATTTAAAACATGTACCTTGTATACATACATTTATTTTGTTTAACCATGACTAAGTGATATACATTACAAAATGAAAGTCTAACTACTAAAGTTAAATTGCTTAGTATAGTATAAACACTCTATCTAGATAAGCATGTGCCATCAATCATCACACATAAttcaatcccaaactagttaagTTTTTATTATGTGAATCATTTGTATTCATTTTGCTTTATCTGAATTTGAGACCTACAGTGGACATGAGGACAAGGGGCTCTATAAAATATCCTTGGTCTTATATCCTTAATTGATCAGAAACAAATTATTTTGTCAATAGGCGCTGTAGAAAGGATAGAATATGAACCTAATCGTTCTTCTCAAATCGCTCAAGTACAATGGACCCGGGAAGGGAGGGTTCGCCTATAAAAAGCTTATCAAAAGAGAAGGGAAGAGCGTAAACTCGACTTTAAAAGTTTCAGTTGCCTCCCTCTCGCCGCTCTATAACTGAAAAAAGGAGCACCGCGACAAGCCAAATTTGCGGAAGTAACATAGCTGAGTTCGATTAACAAATCATTTTTCCAGAATTAAGTGAAGACATTCCACAGAAACATAATATTTGTTACAAAGAGTTTGGCAAGTTTTTGAATAGAATTGCAATTGCAAATTCTCCTAGATCATGCGATAAATTTTTTTGTTCGACAATTTGAACTTTTACCTATGATTTTATGTCATAGTAAGTATATTAACTTGACACCTCCGCGAAAAGGTTTTCAAGAATAAAGGGCCACTTTTTTAGAAAAAGAGATACTCTTAACTAGAATAATCTACTTAAATATATAAGTATCTTACTTCTCAATCGTCGACCTTTTATACACTTCATTATAACCTTGAATATCTGGAGGTTGACGTATGTGCAAGTTACGAGTTAATCTGAACTTAATTAGTAACTTcggctcataccttatatgtgtTAAATATTTTACTAAGTAAATATTGTTGGTATTATTTATACTTAGTAATGCAAAGTCAAAGATTTTTTTGTGGTcccttttccttctttacttctttgtctTTTGTGAAATACAAAGTGTCCCTCATTGATTGTGGAAagtctttttcttctctttatatTGAATTGCTCTTTGTTGGGCTTGTAAAGAGCAAGTAAAAGGGAGTGGCTTCGCGCACATCAGAAATTGGTCCTGAATGTAAAACGGATCTAttcacccccctccccccacccctACCCCCACCCCCACCTGCGCGTGAGATATACGTGAGGTCTAATCCAAGTTTTGTTTTGCTAaaattatttcttcattttttgagcTTATGTCCAAATTCATTCTCTTTGAATTGAACTGCTACTTGAATTCTTGTAACTCATACTTGGATTCTATAACAacacttttatttttataaccccCAATTTAGTTCTCCTTCTTGTAACAGCTCTAGCATCTTATCTATATTAGAAGCTCTTTTGTGAAGTTTTCAAACACAGAAAAATaccttcatcttctcttcttcttcaaccgATTTCTGGGCAATTATTTTGTGCAAACTTCCAGCCACGAGTGCACGTATTTGGAGGTGCTGTGGAACCTTGGAGAGCGACCGGTCTTAACGATTTTCACCCAATCGGGCCGAAATCGCTTTCAAGGCAGTGGCTTGCCATGACacagtatttttgataagttgtttttgtttccttcttgttctactcatttttcttacaaatataaataatagattTTGAacccaataaataaaataaattatggtAGAATTTTGAACTCGAACCCATAATGTTCACTTGGATCCGCTGACAAAATATCTTAAGATAAgctgttatttattgagtatTGAAGTTTTGATGATTAATAAAGTATGTCTAAATGAAATGATTCAAAGAACCAGGTCCTCAACGTAGTTGCTTAATTGTTCTAAGAACCAGCTCCTCGGGATAAAGGACCAGCACTTCAGGATAAAGGACCAGCTCCTCAGGTTGATAATTGTACGTCTGTACAAGACagtaactttatctcaaagttacTCAGGTCCGAGTTTGGTGGAAGAAGGCTTCTACATGAGATAAGGGTTGTTGCTCAAGAAGATACAGATAATTCAGTTAGAGACAAGAGTCCCAAAACTTGTGGAATCCTTGGAACAGTAGGAGTCCTATCAAAGGAGAATCTGACTATGTATAGGACTCCTAGAAGATCTCAAGTTCATGCGTTTAAATACTATCTACTTTGGACTTCTGATTTTATCCTTTTACATATCAACTGAAGAGTCATATGGTGTTCACTCTAGTCGAGTACTTGTATTGTATTCTTCTTGAGTCAGTCTAACAAATGTGTTTTAGGAAATCGGGTTGTAATCAAGTGTCACAAATAATTACTAAGttggagtgagtgtttgctttacaagttagagtaacttgtaaaTTAAATAGTCGTAGTACTGGAGAGTATTGAATTATAGTCTTGTAATTGATACATTTTTTGCTCATTGTTCTAGAGGAGTTGAAGTTGAAAATCCTACGTAGTGGGTCATGGTTTTTATACCTTTTGAGTTGGGTGATTTTCCACGTAAAAGCTGATGTGTTTACTTTACTGTTTACCTTACTTCAAGTTTAAGGAACACGGTAAAGAACCTTCTTTAGTGAATCATACAGGCACTCAAACTAATAATtagtatcagagcgggttctcTCACACACACGATTAACACCTAGAGAGATCCTGGAAGCAAGATGAGTGCTCCACCCAGAATTAATGAAGGACAATCAACTACCATACCACCCCTGTTCAATGGAAAATATTACAGTTGGTGAAAAACAAGAATGGAATACTTCCTGACAGCTGAAGACTATGAACTATGGACCATAGTGAATCAAGGTCCATTAACTCCCActaaacaaaatacacaaaatgaaACAGTTCCTAAGGACCCCTCTGAATTTGTGGCAGTAGATTTcagaatgatggagaagaatgtaAAGGCTAAAAAAATCCTTATCTGTGGACATGGTCCTGATGTGTACAATAGAATTTTTGCGTTCTTTAATGCAAACCAGATATAAGATGCACTCCAAACTGCTCATGAAAGAACAAACCAAGTAAAAAGATCAAGAACAAAGCTACTTATGAGAAACTATGAGCTCTTCTCCATGAAGGAGTCTGAGCCCATCCAGGATATGATGACTAGGTTTACTATAATAACCAATGACATCACTTGGAAAGGTGTTTATCTCAGAAGAGTTGGTCAGCAAAGTTCTAAGAATCCTTCCAGCTTCATGGGAATCAAAAGTCACAGCAATCCACGAAGCCAAGGAGCTGGACAAAATCTCACTTGATGAGTTGGTTGAAAACTTAAACACTCATGAAATGAGAAAGATAGAATTGCGCAAGGAAGAACCAAATTCTTAAAGCGTCTGAGGAAGATGAATCTGACAATGATGACCCTGATCTAGCAATGTTTGCCAAGTTCCAGAGGTTCATGAAGAACTCCAAAAGTGCATCCAAGAGAGAGACCAGCAATAAGCCTGAGCAGATCAACAAAGCTAATTATGATGGGTGCTATAAGTGTAGCAAGCTAGATCACATGGTCAAGGATTGCCCAATGTGGAAAATTGAGTGGAGGAAAGAAAGAGCTGAAAAGAAGAAACGGGagaagatgagagaaaagagtTCCAACAAAGGAAAAATCCTAAGTAAAGGATTCACTGAAGCAATGAAGCAGGCTTTCTTGGCAGCATATGAGGATAGTGGAAGtgataaagaggaagaaaaggaggATGAGGCTATAAGTCTATATGTTGTAATTGATGAACACCAGGCTGTGAAGACATAGCCCCCACTACAGCTTGGAATGCACATTGGACGACCTCCTTTGTTTGATGAACACTACTATAATGAATGGAAGCTACGAATGGAAATATTTCTTCAGGCCACTGAATTTGACCTATAGGTAATTGTCAGTAATGGATCAATTCTCCTGACCAAAATGGATAGTGAAGGTAACAAGTGCAACAAGAGAGAAGAGGAATATGATGAGGAAGAGCATAAGCTAGTTTAGAAAAATGCTAAAGCAAAGGACCTGCTCTACAGAAGCTTGTCCATAAACACTCTCTTCAGAGTGTCCTCTTGCATCTCTGCTCATGATATATAGAGGACCTTGGAAGCTGACTTTGGAGATGAAAACATCGAAGTGGCATTGATGGTGATTGAAGAATCCCAAACAGAGGAAGAAGTGATAAGAATGATGGCCATGAGTCATTCAGAAACTGAAGATGAAACAAACCAGGTAAGTATCTCTAACTTGAAAGAAAACATTCAtgctatgtctaaaaaataactAATGGCCATAATTGTGACCTTGATGAATGAAATGGATAAAATGAGTACTAGAAATGATCAGCTAATAAGAAATCTTTCATGTGTCAAACATGATCTCAAAGAGCTTGAATCTGACCGAGCTAATCTAGAGGAACATGTCAAAGACcttaagaaccaggttcttgagcTTACTTCTAAGAATGAGAAGTCTCCTGATATACATGGTAAAGGAAAAATGAGTGATTTGCAGGATAAGCTTGAAAATGAATTAAAAAGGCTAAAGATAATCTTTGTGATGTTGAATGTAGGAATAAAATCCTGTAGGAAAATCTAGAAAAGGCTAATTATGAACTCTCCAGATTAAGCAAATGGCATAGATCTTTTGATGCCTTGAATTGGCTGAATAAAAATTATAGCTCTAACAAATCGAGAATTGGCTACAGAAAACCTGTCCCTAAGTTTGACCCAAAGTATGTAGGAATTTCTGATAATAACATGTGCACTCGTTGTGGAAAGGTGGGACACTTTAGAGACACTTGTCCTGCcttaattcatgttcagtttagaAACACCTTTGGTATTGCTAAAAATATGAAGAAGGAAGAGGAGCCAAAAGTCAAGCCTCTTATCTATACTAAGTGGATTAAGGTTAATAAGAAAATAGCTTCTAATCCTCTACCCTTATGGGCAAGAAGAGATTTGATTCATCCCTTTTCCAACAAAAAGGGACTCAAGCTTGTCTCGGTTCCCAAAACTAACTTGTGAATTCTGGTGCAGGCTAAAGTGAGAGGGATCAATCAAAACTGGTATCTAGACAGTGGATGCTCAAGACATATGACTGGAGGAAAGAAAAACTTCCTCTCACTAACAGCCTTCCAATGAGGGAGTGTGCCATTTGGAAATGGGAAAAAGGGCCAGATAACAGGTATTGGCAAGGTTGGTAAGTCATTCTCTCATACTATagaagatgtgtattatgtggtaATTCTTAAACACAATCTTCTTAGAATCTCTCAAACGTACGATAAAGGAAATGAGGTAAAATTCAATTCCAAAATTTGCACTGTCACTAAGCTTGATACTGATAAAATTATGTTAAAGGGTAAGAGACACAAAAATGTCTACAATATATCGATTATGTCACTTCCCCAGAGTGATCACATATGCTTGAGTGTAGTGGAAGATGATCTATTGTTATGGCATAAAAGCCTAGGACATGCTAGTCTCTCCCAACTCAACAAGTTGGCAGTAAAGGACTTAGTCCTTGGTCTACCAAAAGTTGAGTTCTCCTCTGACAAGGTGTGTGATGCCTGTATTAGAGGAAAACATGTAAGGTCATCCTTTAAATCTAGAAAGGTTGTCAGTACCTCTAAACCTCTAGAACTCCTTCACATGGACCTATGTGGACCAATGAGAGTAAGGAGCGGAGGAGGTAAGAGGTATATTTTTGTGATTGTTGATGACTTCTCAAGGTATACATGGACTCTTTTTTGGGAATctaaagatgaaacctttgatGTTTTCTGTGTATTTGTTAGAATAATTCAACAAAAACTGGGGTACAATGTATTAAGTATAAGAACTGACCATGGAACTGAGTTTGAAAATTCCAAGTTCCTTGAGTTCTTTAGCTTACATGGTATTGACCATAATTTATCTGCACCTAGAATTCTACAACAAAATAGGGTTATAGAAAGAAATAATAGATCCCTAGAAGACATGGGGAGGACCATGTTGATTGCTAGTGGACTGCCTAAGAGTTTCTGGACTGAGGCAGTATTGACTGCATGTTACCTGCTAAATAGATGCATAGTCAGACCCATTcttgagaaaactccctatgagttacttcgaGGATGAAAACCCAACTCTGCTCACCTGAGAGCCTTTGGGTGCAAATATTTTGTGCATAATAATGGAAAAGAAGCTCTAGGTAAGTTTGATGACAAAAGTGATGAGGGAATTTTCCTGGGTTACTCTCCACATAGTAAGGCCtataaagtttttaataaaagaactatgtgtgtagaagaaaatattcatgttatCTTTGATGAATCTAACAATTTGGCTGAGAAAGGTCTGCAGGATGAAGATTATGACATAGGACTCACTGGTGATGGAGTTACAAAGGAATCTGAACCTCAGTATGAAGATGGATCTGAAGACCACAAGGAAATTGACAGTGATCATGAGGAATAAGAAGAATAAAGAACTATTGTGACTGCCAACTAGACAGATGAAACCACCACTACTAAACCAGTTCCTTTGGGTCACTCCTTGGGTGAATCTTCTCTGGGTACACAGATCAGACCATGGAAGCATCAAAGTTTACATCCTCTTGAGAATATCATCTCTGATCCAAATGCAGGAGTGCAAACCAGATCTTCTCTAAGAAATCTATGTGCAATCACAACATTTCTCTCACAAGTTGAACCTAAGACCATCAAGGAAGCCTTAAAGGATCTAGAATGGATTATGGCCATACAAGAGGAGCTAAATCAGTTTGAGATAAGAAAGGTCTGGCACTTGGTACAAAGACCAAAGAACAGAACTGTCATAGGTACCAGATGGGTGTTCAGAAACAAGCTGGATGAATAAGAAAATAtcacaaggaacaaggccagaCTGGTGGTTCAGGTATACAATCAAGAAGAGGGCATTGATTATGATGAGACGTTTGCACCTGTAGCTAGAATGCAAGCTATAAGAATGTTGATAGCCTTTGCTGCCCACATGGAGTTCACCTTGtatcagatggatgtaaagagTGCCTTCTTGAATGGTTATCTGAAAGAGgaagtgtttgtcaaacaacctccagGATTTGAAAGTGAAGAATTTCCTGACTATATGTTCAAGTTGGATAAAGCTCTTTATGGACGGAAATAGGCTccaagagcttggtatgaaagactcTCAAAATTCCTCTTAGCCAACATCTTTGTAAGAGGAAAGGTGGACAACACTATATTTCTAAGGAGCAGAGGGAAGAATATTCTGATTTTGCAAGTGTATATGAATGACATTATCTTTGGGGCTACCAATAAAGAAATGTCCAAGGAATTTGCTGAGATGATGAGAAATGAGCTTGAAATGAGCTTGATGGGTGAATTGAACTTCTTTCTAGGGTTGCAAATCAAGAAAACACCTACTGGAACCATGATACATCAACAAAAATACATCAAGGAACTACTAAAGAAGTTCAACATGGACTCCTCTGAGTCTATTGACCCATTGCAACTGCAACAAAACTGGACCTTGATGAAGAAGGGAAAAGTGTTGAACAGAAACTATATAGAGGAATGATTGGGCCACTGTTGTATCTCACAACAAGCAGGCATGATATTGTATTTAGTGTGGGATTGTGTGCAAGATTTTAggcaaatcccaaggaatctcacctGAAGGCTGTCAAAaggatactaagatatctcaAGGGGGGACCTGACCTCTGCCTATGGTATCCAAGAGGATATAACTTTGATCTAGTTGGTCatgctgatgctgactatgcaaATTTACATATTGACATGAAAAGTACTTTAGGAACAGCTCATTTTCTAGGTTCTTGTTTGGTGTCTTGGGGAACTAagaagcaaaactcagtggctTTATCTACAGCTGAGGCTGAATATGTGGCAGCAACATCCTGCTGTGCTCCATTTCTATGGATAAGACAATAGCTAAGGGACTATGGTATATTTGTTGATTGTGTTTCCATTTTCTGTGATAACACCAGTGCCATAAACATTTCTAAACATAAATGTCAGCACAAGAGAACCAAGCATATTGATATTAGACATCACTTTCTCAAAAGACAATATTGAAAAGGGAAATATCTATATTAACTTTTGTAAAACTGAAGATCAAATTGCTAGTATTTTTACTAAAGGTCTGAGTagggatcactttgaaaggaacagacTAGAACTAGGTTTAACCAATTCTTCCAACTAAGTTGAACCTTAGTGATTGGCTAGAAAATGTATAACTAGATGTAGATAATTAAGTACAATGCATTTGATTCAGCTTCGTGCTTGTATTAAACACACACACTTGCTTGGAAAATTTGGCTGATAATTATGTTGTATGATACTAATGTGAAGTGCTAAAGCTTTATTGTAGAAACAAGTAAGGAGCTACTAAGGAGTTGGTTCTTCGACTCTAGTACATGTCATACTGTCTTAATTTACTGGGACTTAATATTCTAAAATTATTGTTAAGCTCTGACTTCTAATTCCGTTGGCATCACTTCCAGTCGTCTTCTAGTCAAAGTGTAAGGGAAAATCCTAGTGCAATTAGAGTTCAATTATTCCTGAAATCCTAACAGCCAAAGTAACTGTATTAAGAGTCCCGTTAGAACTCAAATTCAGACATCTTCTCTCTTCCAGCCAAATCAGGAATAACGTCTTTAAAAGGCCCTTATGATCATCTTCTCAAACCTCACTgtttctctcaaaccctaagcaaGAATCAAGACCAAATATCAAGAACCAATTCTCCCTTTCTTTTCATCAAGTCTCTTATCTGATCATCATGCCTAAATCTAGGCAAACCCTCTCTAAAGCCAAATTATCATCCAAGGCTGAAGCGAAATCCAAAATCATGAAAcccaaatcaaagaaaagtaTCAAGACATCAAGTGAACCCACACCAACACCTGCTCTTTCTCCTTCGATATCCTCCACTGTACCTATATCATCATCCCTTATTCCTGCTGCTCTCACCATCCCCACCTCCACTGCACCCCCACTTCAAAAACCAACCACCCATGCACCTAAGCCTACTGCAAAAAATACCTCTAAGTCAACCAAGGTCAAGGCTACTCCAAGAAAATCTGTCCAGAAAGTTCTTGATGCTGCTACTAAGGTAGACACAATGGTCAAGAAATCTGTGGTTCAGGGGGAATCAGTGCCAACCGTTTCTAATCAGGTACAAAATCCTCCTTTGAAATTAGATCTTTTTGTATCCGCTATAGATGTTGCACCCTTAGACACTCTCCCACCCACGAGTGAGAAATCACAAGTGGAGGAATTCACTGTAAAAAAGGGTGTAGGTGATTTGGGGAAATAGGTATATACTACTACTGTGGGGCCTGTGGTTGAGGGGGAATGAAGTAAAGAACCAGTGCAAAAGGAGCAATCTGATGGTCTTTCATTTAATTGGACGgaggatgaggatgatgatgggggtgaaaagaagaagaagaagatagggacaAACATGAGGAGCAAAATGCTTAAGCCATAgataatgaagaagaaaagagtgaGATTGAGGGGGCATCTAGAGATGAGAAGGAGAGTGATACATATGATAAGATAGGTGAACAGGTAAATGATTCTGCAGTAGAAGAAAATCATAGTGAAGAAGAGGACAATTCTAAGAATGAGGGTGAGTATCAAGAAAAAGTAATTGAGAATGAAGGAATGGATGAAGAGAGTGAGGAAGAGAATGAGAATTTGAGTGAGGAATATGAAGGCTCTATGACCAGTGGGAACACTGTCATAGCCCCTTCAAAAGAAACTGGTAAAGAGAAAAGAACTCAAGAATCTAGGTCTCTATTAACTTCTTTCACTAGAGATGAAGAGGTTAGCAGTGATGAAGATGACTTGCCATTGTCTGAGGTAGGGAAGAAACACAGGAAGACTCCTATGAAAGCAACAAAGTCATTAGTCCCAACAAGGAAATGAGTGGGCCCTACTGCTAGGACTCCTCTTACAAGGAGTAAAAGAAAGGTTGTTGATTAAAAAGTCATTAAGAATTCTAGAAGTGCCAAGAAGCCAAGGAAGAAGGTCTCAATTGTGGAACGTGCGGTTGAGCTAGATGGAGAAGATAAGTCTGAGTCTGCTTTGCCAGCTAAGTCCCCTACACCAAAGAGAAAGGTTGCCAAAGTTACAAAAACTGCTACCCCTTCTGCAAAGGACAGTAGGGGAAAGACAAGAAAGAATATGTCAGCTGCAGTTGATCGACTCACTAAGTTCAGGAACAGAAAAGTACTTAATGGAAAGATTCTTGCAAACACTGATGAGAAGGGGAGGGCTCAACTGGTGAAAAAACTTGAGCTACAGGGGTGGAAGCACATGTTTGTCAAAGCTTTTCCTCCTGTATGTGTTCATACTGTGGTGGAGTTCTATGCAAATTTCAAATTTGATGGGAAGGTAGGCAAAAGTAATGTAGGGGGATTTGAAATGGAGTTTAATGCTGAGGAGCTAGGGATGCTTTTGAATATCTCCTCTTTGGGATTTGATAATTACTTGAAGAAGAAGTGGCCAACCATAGACAATGATGTTGACATTGGCATTGTGGTCACAAGAAAGTTTTCTCAAAAGTTTGAACTGGATGCTCCCAGAAGGTGTACAAGACTGATATGACTCCCTTCCACAAGTTGTTGTTTAATTTTATCAATTCCTACATTCTTCAGAGGTCTAAGAAGGCATGAAGCTACCCTACTGGACATAGCTGTAATAGAACTGCTTGACACTGGTAGACCTATCACTCTCCCTAGCCTGATGATTCAGCATATGGCAAGAGCTGCAGACACTTCCAAGCCTAAGCATGCTATGCCTACTGAGTTGTTTGACAAGCTCAACATTGCCTTGCCTAAGCTTAAGTATGGAAGACACAATGATATTTTGAATGATGTTATCCTTAAGCAGTATGGCTATGAGGAGATCAAGGCTATAGGACCCACATGATCTGCGGAGGTTGTGGGTCGTGAACATACATGTCTGTCAATAGTACTTGTTATGATTATCTGGTTCTTTATTGTGATTACCAGGTTCTACTATTtacaaagtttgtcatcatcaaaaagggagaatttgtTGAGTATTGAGGTTCTGATAATTAACAAAGTATGTCTAAATGCAATGATTCAAAGAATCAGGTCCTCAATGTAGCTGCTTAATTGTTCTAAGAACCAGCTCCTCATGATAaaggatgtcacgacccaaatccacaTGACCGGCACCCTGCACACTATCCGACCCGAGTGAATCAACCCGTATGATGCACCCAAACCATATGCATGAAAACTAATTTAACTGCGGAAGCTCTTTGaaacttttatatattttcaagttaAACCATGGAATaattttccaattcaaaatcatACATGAAGCCTCTCATAATCataacaatgagactaagtaaaataatTATCTTTTCATGTATATCGCGTACAACCCCATTGCTACAACTTTTCACAACTATCTATAGAGCTTCTATACCAAGGAATAGAAC
This DNA window, taken from Nicotiana tabacum cultivar K326 chromosome 15, ASM71507v2, whole genome shotgun sequence, encodes the following:
- the LOC142169698 gene encoding secreted RxLR effector protein 161-like produces the protein MSKEFAEMMRNELEMSLMGELNFFLGLQIKKTPTGTMIHQQKYIKELLKKFNMDSSESIDPLQLQQNWTLMKKGKANPKESHLKAVKRILRYLKGGPDLCLWYPRGYNFDLVGHADADYANLHIDMKSTLGTAHFLGSCLVSWGTKKQNSVALSTAEAEYVAATSCCAPFLWIRQ